The following are encoded in a window of Vidua chalybeata isolate OUT-0048 chromosome 23, bVidCha1 merged haplotype, whole genome shotgun sequence genomic DNA:
- the TMPRSS5 gene encoding transmembrane protease serine 5 yields the protein MAAGTWLLVKHLKEPQPEQGSPQEQDSSVTPACDDGEEEEPVVRGAPSTEGGSSQVVCNGAPLVSFRINTANSLLEARLEAHPGWLLVCHGHWGPSLGTLLCQQLGYLSMSQQKAVSLRDVQVSAGQQFLQVRPRQEGSLEDMWQVRSSCRSGRIVALQCSECGLQAGTVRVVGGTDVAPGRWPWQVSVCQGSQHRCGGSVLAPEWILTAAHCVHRAAPVPPGCRQPPAPAWRVFAGIVTHGSRQPGAGVPLRDIIPHPLYNGSSLDYDIALLRLQVPLNFSGAIRAVCLPPAPRDLLQGTQCWVSGWGYTAPGQAQVAGTLKEALVPLIGTRRCNSSCVYKGELTARMLCAGHLQGHVDACQGDSGGPLVCWDGSTWRLVGIVSWGQGCAEPNHPGVYTNVAQLLPWIHQVTQIH from the exons atggcagctggGACCTGGCTGCTCG TGAAGCACCTGAAGGAgccccagccagagcagggctCCCCCCAGGAGCAGGACTCCAGTGTGACCCCAGCGTGTGATGATGGTGAGGAGGAAGAGCCCGTGGTCCggggggctcccagcacag AGGGAGGGAGCTCCCAGGTTGTCTGCAATGGAGCACCTTTAGTGTCTTTCAGGATCAACACAGCGAATTCCTTGCTGGAAGCACGGCTGGAAGCACATCCTGGCTGGCTCCTGGTGTGCCACGGGCACTGGGGTccctccctgggcaccctgctctgccagcagctcgGCTACCTCAG CATGAGCCAGCAGAAGGCAGTGAGCCTGAGGGATGTCCAGGTGAGTGCCGGGCAGCAGTTCCTGCAGGTGAGACCGCGGCAGGAAGGCAGCCTGGAGGACATGTGGCAGGTCAG gagcagctgccGCTCCGGTCGCATCGTggctctgcagtgctcag AGTGcgggctgcaggcagggaccGTGAGGGTGGTGGGGGGCACAGACGTGGCCCCCGGCCGCTGGCCCTGGCAGGTCAGTGTGTGCCAGGGCTCCCAGCACCGCTGTGGGGGCTCCGTGCTGGCCCCCGAGTGGATCCTGACGGCAGCTCACTGCGTGCACAG GGCAGCCCCGGTGCCGCCCGGCTGCAGGCAGCCGCCAGCCCCGGCCTGGCGGGTTTTTGCGGGGATTGTCACGCACGGCTCCCGGCAGCCGGGGGCGGGGGTGCCGCTCCGGGACATCATCCCCCACCCGCTCTACAACGGCAGCAGCCTGGACTACGACATCGCCCTGCTGCGGCTGCAGGTGCCCCTCAACTTCTCAG GTGCCATCCGAGCCGTGTGCctgccgcccgccccgcgggaCCTGCTGCAGGGCACGCAGTGCTGGGTGTCGGGCTGGGGCTACACCGCACCTGGCCAAG cacaggtgGCCGGGACGCTGAAGGAGGCGCTGGTGCCCCTGATCGGCACCCGGAGGTGCAACAGCTCCTGCGTGTACAAGGGTGAGCTCACGGCCAGGATGCTGTGTGCaggacacctgcagggacacgTGGACGCCTGCCAG GGGGACAGCGGGGGCCCGCTGGTGTGCTGGGATGGATCCACGTGGCGGCTGGTGGGAATTGTGAGCtggggccagggctgtgctgagcccaaCCACCCCGGGGTTTACACCAACgtggctcagctgctgccctggatccACCAGGTGACCCAG ATCCACTAG